Proteins co-encoded in one Bacteroidota bacterium genomic window:
- a CDS encoding gliding motility-associated C-terminal domain-containing protein, whose protein sequence is MRNFFYFSLALLLSFVVSKSSFASHGMALVNPSFTVGATALTFTASSNAATCGGGPYWLQVELRCTAGQLTGTPPATMQTNLLNWAGPGVTYANFPWYNALLNVPNYNIASSWPDQCTTEPYHPVTIPYTGLCPGQTYFFSAREWVSGTNTVGPWTTPSSFVVPGVFVPLNFNVVASPTLFCSPGCSTLSVNSISGGCGAGASVLWSPGGSTLNSVVVCPAATTTYSATVTTPCNVLTKTLQVTVVPAVSAAFTPVNSTGCTGVPVNFNHTGTAGVSHTWAATPAAGVTVTTVNSANPSMTFANAGVYTISHTVAIGSCTNVVTTNITIGAINPAFTVPTGTQCLQGNSFNFNATTAAGTHTYAFNPAAGAPPTGFTANYGPAVFTTPGTYTVTHTINNGGCVGTATRVVVVNPQPTGVLTPSNATCGLNNGSIVITNTSGAGQTVTGYSVNGTAIPTQTATGLGAGNYNVTMVNNFGCTVTLTTTIVNSPVITALATTSINPTCGSNNGSITLGGVTGGTPTFSYNVNGGAYSTSPPLTNLGPGTYTIGVIDSKGCTFVKTVVLANAAGPTAITLTTSPATCLGTAGSMSITGVTGGSPAYTFSVNGVSTGSVTGALTAGTHTVLVRDLNGCTFQTTFNIGTVTGPTAGTVVTTNAACGNANGSATVTAVTGGLAPYQYSFNGGPFSTNNFVGSLTAGSYTVIVRDANSCTVAINYVVGNTGSPVSNLAGQTNVTCFGGTNGTFTINTAGGTPGYSYTLTPGNITSGTGVYTNLAQGAYVVNVKDAAGCVTTVSVNITQPTALTLTLSSVPPLCSGGSNGSITGTGGGGTSPYQFSLNGGPFQVGNTFAGVSSGVYNVTIQDFNNCTLTQSVQVTQPPGMTLTVNSSNANCTAANGTASVSVSGGSPAYTYNWSSGGGTAAQTNPVVAGTYTVTVTDVNSCTATAVAVINSTPGGTAVISGSVNPSCNGFTNGTMTAGFTGAMSAPISYSWSNGQNTQTATGLGAGTYTVTLTDAFGCTSSVAGTLTEPGALDIMTGTVAVSCFNGSNGSATAIYNGGGTPPLTYLWAPGGATTATSSNLPAGVYSVTVTDSKGCTAVTSATVTQPTSVTVTSTVTPANCGQANGSATVSATGGTPAYSYTWSTSATGATLGGVVAGTYTITVADAAGCITTAAATIPNTSGPTISLATQTNVSCFGGNNGIATTTVTGGATPYIYLWSNGQVTGTATNLQAGVYTATVTDNNGCISSTSVTITQPPALTVTASGTNPLCFNATNGTANAGVLGGTAAYNYAWVPSGSTVSNPTGLGPGNHIVTVTDANGCIATASVTLINPAQMSAAVTGTNVTCFGACNGMANATTSNAIGAVVYFWTGGPAPLTTQNITNLCPGTYSMVATDLNGCTASASVIITQPTQLTASITGIGNASCAGYNDGFATVAPAGGTPAYTYSWLPTGGSGSTVNNLTAGTYTAVITDAMGCTANAIATVTQPAALQSTLTTANVTCNGLNNGTGNVAYSGGTGPYTFLWLPTLNNASSVNNLPPGTHTIQITDNLGCITTQTALITQPAALTAVVSASNSNCTQANGNACVVAGGGAGGYTYQWTGNPLFTNSCINNVVAGSYTVTVTDANGCTASGVALINDIAGPSVVVTATTPVSCFGGSNGSANVSISGGVGTISILWSHLAQTVANVNNLPAGLHSITITDGAGCVASASVNITQPTLLVSAISNVTMVTCSGANNGTATMLVNGGTPAYNYTWTPSSQSSSVAVSMGPGIYTCAVSDANGCTTSQTVNISQPNPLQISSFSVTNLSCFNNNSGQVNTTIIGGSPAYSITWSPAQPANPIITNLPAGTYSLTVTDTKSCSVSGVYIVTQPTQLTSAATATPATCGNANGSATVTVNGGTPGYNYNWNTPTPQNTSVATGMAANTWSCIITDANGCIITQSVTVPNAPGPVLAAMNYTAPLCFGQQNGAMSITFTSGTAPYTFNWNNPSASTTQTVNGVGAGVYSATVTDAYGCTVSGVVNVIQPNQLLLNVSANQTICYGQSAQIFAAGSGGTTPYTYSWTPSTLVGGGPHAVNPTSSASYQVFLTDINNCTTSPKTIIVNVLPQLTATGYAVTKCDGAMASFSAQVASPGNGGPYTYNWSNGSTSSNINVQANYATTPNIYTLTISDGCSVPNAVALYTLDVNPLPSGTITADVTSGCAPLSVNFSAIGTSTTDVLNWSFGNGLGSGSPINNVYTDPGVYTVQLNITNQFGCKMEYVNQNYIQVFGVPVTDFFPSPQSTSILDPGIHFTNTSTGASSYFWDFGDYNSPFNNTTAMHPDHVYELAGTYQVYLVAINDKGCMDTTMQIVEITPDYALYIPNVFTPDGNGLNDTFQPKGVGIDEDDYKMYIFDRWGEIIFTSDEFRKGWDGTVKGSTKLAEQGVYVYRILVKDLGGTVHEYIGHVTNLIRQKGVD, encoded by the coding sequence ATGAGAAATTTTTTTTATTTCAGTTTAGCATTACTTTTATCATTCGTCGTTTCAAAATCTTCATTCGCCAGTCATGGTATGGCTTTAGTGAATCCTTCATTTACTGTTGGTGCAACGGCTTTAACTTTTACTGCGAGTTCCAATGCTGCTACGTGCGGTGGAGGTCCTTATTGGTTACAAGTTGAGTTGCGTTGTACAGCGGGTCAATTAACGGGTACGCCGCCTGCAACCATGCAAACAAACTTATTAAACTGGGCAGGTCCTGGAGTTACTTACGCTAACTTTCCATGGTATAATGCCTTATTAAATGTTCCTAATTACAACATAGCGAGTTCATGGCCTGATCAATGTACTACTGAACCATATCATCCTGTAACCATTCCTTATACCGGTTTGTGTCCGGGACAAACTTATTTTTTCTCTGCGCGTGAGTGGGTTTCAGGTACTAATACGGTAGGTCCTTGGACAACACCTTCTTCTTTTGTTGTTCCGGGTGTTTTTGTTCCGTTAAACTTTAACGTAGTTGCCAGTCCAACATTGTTCTGTTCTCCGGGTTGTTCAACATTAAGTGTAAATAGTATTTCCGGTGGTTGTGGAGCAGGTGCAAGTGTACTTTGGTCACCTGGAGGTTCTACATTAAATTCTGTCGTCGTCTGTCCTGCGGCTACAACAACTTATTCGGCAACTGTCACCACGCCTTGTAATGTACTAACCAAAACTCTTCAAGTAACAGTGGTGCCGGCCGTTAGTGCCGCATTTACACCTGTTAACTCAACCGGATGTACAGGTGTTCCTGTAAACTTTAATCATACGGGTACAGCCGGGGTGTCACATACATGGGCTGCAACACCTGCTGCCGGTGTTACGGTCACAACGGTCAATTCAGCAAACCCTTCGATGACTTTTGCCAATGCCGGCGTTTATACTATTTCGCATACGGTCGCAATTGGAAGTTGTACCAATGTCGTCACAACTAATATAACCATTGGTGCTATAAATCCTGCATTTACTGTTCCAACCGGTACACAATGTTTACAAGGAAATAGTTTTAATTTCAACGCGACAACAGCAGCGGGTACTCATACCTATGCTTTTAATCCTGCCGCAGGTGCACCGCCAACAGGATTTACTGCTAACTACGGTCCGGCTGTTTTCACAACGCCGGGAACATATACCGTAACACACACTATTAATAATGGAGGTTGTGTTGGAACGGCCACTCGAGTCGTTGTGGTTAACCCTCAACCTACAGGTGTACTTACGCCTAGTAATGCAACTTGCGGTTTAAATAACGGAAGTATTGTTATTACAAATACGAGTGGAGCAGGACAAACTGTAACAGGATATTCTGTTAATGGTACTGCTATACCAACTCAAACAGCAACGGGATTGGGAGCTGGGAATTACAATGTAACCATGGTAAATAACTTTGGTTGTACAGTAACTCTTACAACTACGATTGTCAATTCACCTGTTATAACCGCATTAGCTACTACATCTATAAATCCAACATGCGGAAGTAATAACGGAAGTATTACCTTAGGTGGTGTTACCGGTGGTACACCAACTTTCTCTTATAATGTAAACGGTGGTGCTTATTCAACTTCACCTCCGTTAACAAACCTTGGTCCCGGAACTTATACTATTGGTGTTATTGATAGCAAAGGTTGTACTTTCGTTAAGACTGTTGTACTTGCTAACGCTGCCGGTCCAACTGCAATTACATTAACTACTTCTCCTGCTACTTGTTTAGGTACTGCCGGAAGTATGTCGATAACAGGTGTAACAGGTGGTTCTCCAGCTTACACTTTTTCAGTAAATGGTGTTAGTACTGGAAGTGTAACCGGAGCTTTAACAGCCGGTACTCATACTGTATTGGTGCGTGATTTAAATGGTTGTACATTCCAAACTACGTTTAATATTGGTACAGTAACCGGCCCTACTGCAGGAACTGTAGTTACAACCAATGCTGCTTGTGGTAATGCTAACGGTAGCGCTACTGTTACAGCGGTTACCGGAGGTTTAGCTCCGTATCAATATTCATTTAATGGAGGGCCATTCAGTACAAACAACTTCGTTGGAAGTTTAACGGCAGGTTCATACACAGTAATTGTTAGAGATGCGAATAGTTGCACGGTTGCAATTAATTATGTTGTGGGTAACACAGGAAGTCCTGTTTCTAACTTAGCAGGTCAAACGAATGTAACTTGTTTTGGTGGTACTAATGGAACATTTACAATCAATACAGCCGGTGGTACTCCGGGATATAGTTATACTTTAACTCCTGGTAACATTACAAGTGGTACAGGTGTTTACACTAACCTTGCTCAGGGCGCTTATGTTGTGAATGTGAAAGATGCTGCAGGATGTGTAACGACCGTTAGTGTCAATATCACACAACCAACCGCACTCACTTTAACATTATCTTCTGTACCACCTTTATGTAGTGGAGGTTCTAACGGTTCAATTACAGGAACCGGTGGAGGTGGAACAAGTCCATATCAGTTCTCTTTAAATGGCGGACCATTCCAAGTTGGTAATACATTTGCAGGAGTTTCTTCAGGAGTTTATAACGTAACTATTCAAGATTTTAATAATTGTACATTAACCCAATCAGTTCAAGTGACTCAGCCTCCGGGCATGACATTAACTGTTAATAGTAGTAATGCAAATTGTACAGCTGCAAATGGTACTGCTTCTGTTTCTGTATCAGGTGGCAGTCCTGCTTATACTTACAACTGGTCAAGTGGTGGTGGAACTGCTGCACAAACCAATCCTGTTGTAGCAGGAACATATACTGTAACAGTTACTGATGTTAATTCTTGTACAGCAACAGCTGTAGCAGTTATTAACTCTACACCAGGTGGAACCGCTGTGATTTCAGGAAGCGTTAATCCAAGTTGTAACGGATTTACCAATGGTACAATGACAGCAGGATTTACCGGCGCTATGTCGGCACCAATCAGCTATAGTTGGAGTAACGGTCAGAATACACAGACAGCAACGGGATTAGGTGCCGGAACGTATACTGTTACCTTAACGGATGCTTTTGGATGTACTTCATCAGTAGCTGGTACATTAACCGAGCCTGGTGCTTTAGATATAATGACAGGTACTGTGGCAGTAAGTTGTTTTAACGGATCGAATGGATCAGCTACTGCAATCTATAACGGTGGCGGTACACCTCCTTTAACATATTTATGGGCTCCGGGAGGAGCAACTACAGCAACTTCTTCTAATTTACCTGCCGGTGTTTATAGTGTAACTGTAACAGATTCTAAAGGATGTACCGCAGTAACATCTGCAACTGTAACTCAACCAACTTCTGTAACAGTTACTTCAACTGTTACTCCTGCAAATTGCGGACAAGCTAATGGTTCGGCAACTGTTTCAGCAACGGGTGGAACTCCTGCTTATAGTTATACTTGGAGTACTTCTGCAACAGGAGCTACTTTAGGTGGTGTAGTAGCGGGTACTTATACCATTACAGTAGCTGATGCAGCAGGATGTATTACTACTGCGGCGGCAACAATTCCTAATACTTCAGGACCTACAATTTCCTTAGCAACTCAAACAAATGTAAGTTGCTTCGGTGGAAATAATGGTATAGCAACAACCACTGTTACCGGTGGAGCAACTCCATATATTTATTTATGGAGTAACGGACAAGTAACAGGAACTGCAACCAATTTACAAGCGGGTGTTTATACAGCTACTGTAACTGATAATAATGGTTGTATTTCATCTACAAGTGTTACCATAACTCAGCCACCAGCGTTAACAGTTACTGCTTCAGGCACAAATCCTTTATGTTTTAATGCAACCAATGGTACAGCTAATGCAGGTGTATTAGGAGGAACAGCAGCATATAATTATGCTTGGGTTCCTTCAGGATCTACCGTGTCTAATCCAACAGGATTAGGTCCGGGTAATCACATTGTAACCGTAACAGATGCTAACGGTTGTATTGCCACGGCTTCTGTAACTTTAATTAATCCGGCTCAAATGAGTGCTGCAGTAACGGGTACAAATGTGACTTGTTTCGGTGCTTGTAATGGTATGGCTAATGCTACAACATCGAATGCAATTGGTGCGGTGGTTTATTTCTGGACAGGCGGACCGGCCCCATTAACTACACAAAACATTACAAATCTTTGTCCTGGTACTTATAGCATGGTTGCAACCGATTTAAATGGATGTACAGCTTCTGCTTCAGTTATTATTACGCAGCCTACACAATTAACTGCTAGTATTACCGGAATCGGCAATGCAAGTTGCGCCGGTTATAACGATGGTTTTGCAACAGTGGCACCTGCCGGCGGAACACCTGCTTATACTTATAGCTGGTTACCAACAGGAGGTAGCGGTTCTACAGTGAACAATTTAACTGCCGGAACTTATACGGCTGTTATTACAGATGCAATGGGTTGTACTGCTAATGCAATTGCAACTGTAACACAACCTGCAGCATTGCAATCTACTTTAACAACTGCTAACGTCACATGTAACGGATTAAACAATGGTACAGGTAACGTTGCTTATAGCGGTGGTACTGGTCCATATACTTTCTTATGGTTACCTACACTTAATAATGCTTCAAGTGTAAATAATTTACCTCCGGGTACTCACACCATTCAAATTACAGATAACTTAGGTTGTATCACAACTCAAACAGCGTTGATTACGCAACCTGCTGCTTTAACGGCAGTGGTTAGTGCAAGTAATTCAAACTGTACACAAGCTAATGGTAATGCTTGTGTTGTTGCCGGTGGTGGTGCAGGAGGTTATACTTATCAATGGACAGGTAATCCTTTATTTACAAATTCATGTATTAATAACGTAGTTGCAGGTTCATATACAGTAACTGTAACTGATGCGAATGGATGTACCGCTTCGGGCGTCGCTTTAATTAATGATATCGCAGGCCCTTCAGTGGTTGTTACTGCAACAACACCGGTTTCTTGTTTTGGTGGAAGCAATGGTTCTGCTAACGTAAGTATTTCTGGTGGGGTAGGTACAATTAGTATCTTATGGTCGCATTTAGCACAAACGGTGGCTAACGTAAATAATTTACCTGCAGGATTACACTCCATAACAATTACCGACGGTGCGGGATGTGTTGCTTCAGCCTCTGTTAATATTACACAGCCAACATTATTGGTGAGTGCAATTTCTAATGTGACGATGGTAACATGTTCAGGTGCTAATAATGGAACTGCTACAATGTTAGTTAATGGAGGTACTCCGGCTTATAATTACACTTGGACACCAAGTTCTCAAAGTTCATCAGTGGCCGTAAGTATGGGTCCTGGCATTTACACATGTGCTGTTAGCGACGCTAATGGTTGTACAACTTCACAAACAGTAAATATTTCTCAACCAAATCCATTACAAATAAGCAGCTTCTCTGTAACTAATTTAAGTTGCTTTAATAATAATTCAGGTCAAGTTAATACAACAATAATCGGTGGATCTCCTGCTTATTCTATCACATGGAGTCCGGCACAACCAGCTAATCCGATTATTACTAATTTACCTGCCGGTACTTATAGTTTAACAGTGACTGATACTAAGTCTTGTTCTGTGAGCGGTGTATATATTGTAACACAACCAACTCAGTTAACATCTGCTGCAACAGCTACTCCAGCTACTTGCGGAAACGCAAATGGTAGTGCAACAGTTACAGTGAATGGAGGTACACCTGGTTATAATTATAACTGGAATACACCAACACCTCAAAATACTTCAGTTGCAACCGGTATGGCAGCAAATACCTGGAGTTGTATTATTACAGATGCTAACGGTTGTATCATTACGCAATCAGTAACAGTACCTAACGCACCAGGACCTGTATTAGCGGCAATGAACTATACAGCTCCATTGTGTTTTGGTCAGCAAAATGGTGCAATGTCAATTACTTTTACATCAGGTACAGCTCCATATACATTTAATTGGAATAATCCTTCTGCATCTACTACACAAACTGTGAATGGTGTTGGAGCTGGTGTTTATTCTGCAACAGTAACCGATGCATATGGTTGTACTGTAAGTGGTGTAGTTAATGTGATTCAGCCTAATCAGTTATTGTTAAATGTGAGCGCGAATCAAACGATTTGTTACGGACAATCTGCGCAAATATTTGCGGCAGGTTCGGGTGGAACTACTCCATATACGTATAGCTGGACTCCAAGCACTTTGGTTGGCGGTGGTCCTCATGCTGTGAATCCGACCAGCAGCGCGTCTTATCAAGTATTTTTAACGGATATCAACAATTGTACAACATCACCGAAAACAATTATCGTTAATGTATTACCACAATTAACGGCTACCGGTTATGCGGTTACCAAGTGTGATGGAGCTATGGCTTCATTTAGTGCACAAGTAGCTAGTCCGGGTAATGGAGGTCCTTACACTTACAACTGGAGTAATGGGTCAACTTCATCAAACATTAATGTTCAGGCAAATTATGCAACCACACCTAATATTTATACATTAACGATTAGTGATGGATGTTCAGTTCCAAATGCGGTTGCGTTATATACCTTGGATGTGAATCCATTGCCGAGTGGTACAATTACTGCCGATGTAACTTCAGGATGTGCACCTCTAAGTGTGAACTTTAGTGCTATAGGAACATCAACAACAGATGTTCTAAACTGGAGTTTCGGAAATGGTTTAGGTTCGGGTAGTCCGATTAATAATGTTTATACTGATCCGGGTGTTTATACAGTACAATTAAACATCACCAACCAATTTGGTTGTAAGATGGAATATGTAAATCAAAATTACATTCAAGTGTTTGGTGTACCTGTAACAGATTTCTTCCCAAGTCCACAATCGACATCTATTCTGGATCCGGGAATTCACTTTACGAATACTTCAACAGGCGCATCGAGCTATTTCTGGGATTTTGGTGATTATAATTCTCCATTCAATAACACAACAGCTATGCATCCTGATCATGTGTATGAATTAGCAGGAACCTATCAGGTTTATCTTGTTGCAATCAATGATAAAGGCTGTATGGACACAACAATGCAAATTGTAGAAATAACTCCAGACTATGCCTTGTATATTCCAAATGTATTTACGCCGGATGGGAATGGATTAAACGATACATTCCAGCCTAAAGGTGTAGGAATTGATGAAGATGACTATAAGATGTACATCTTTGATCGTTGGGGTGAAATTATCTTTACCAGCGATGAATTCCGCAAAGGTTGGGATGGTACAGTGAAAGGTTCAACTAAATTAGCTGAACAAGGCGTGTATGTTTACCGAATCCTGGTGAAAGATTTAGGCGGTACTGTTCATGAGTACATCGGACATGTAACCAACTTAATCCGACAAAAAGGAGTGGATTAA
- a CDS encoding sterol desaturase family protein translates to MALFNEIATTFVEQTKLVYNYTIHQLKNPSFDNVYYCVLIAYSLCFFLEIILPKQRKHGVLSRKGFWLDTFYVLFNDVIIYIIGLFGLCAVTELILFKLLGLFDIHSLKVVDITNWNPILQVFIMFLFQDFMEYWAHFLLHKFDFLWAFHKIHHAQEELGAGSTRHFHFVEMFVFKPLIYIPFAMVGYSVADYFLFQITVQNVWGFFTHMNVKINWGFFNYIINTPETHMWHHAKNIPREHGVNYASILNIWDLLFGYFYLPKDKKPILGIPDQKSIPNSFIGQTLYPFRFLMSKKGGAPQNVK, encoded by the coding sequence TTGGCACTTTTTAATGAGATAGCTACCACTTTCGTTGAACAAACAAAACTTGTTTACAACTACACTATTCATCAGTTAAAAAATCCGTCCTTTGATAATGTTTATTACTGTGTGCTCATAGCTTATTCGCTTTGTTTTTTTCTAGAAATTATATTGCCAAAACAAAGGAAGCATGGTGTTTTGAGCCGAAAGGGCTTTTGGTTAGACACTTTTTATGTATTATTTAATGATGTCATAATTTACATCATTGGTTTATTTGGTTTATGCGCTGTAACTGAATTGATTTTATTTAAGCTGCTCGGTTTGTTTGATATTCATTCTTTAAAAGTAGTTGACATTACAAATTGGAATCCGATTCTGCAGGTTTTCATAATGTTTTTGTTTCAGGATTTCATGGAGTACTGGGCACATTTTCTATTACATAAATTTGATTTTCTATGGGCATTTCATAAAATACATCATGCACAAGAAGAGTTGGGTGCCGGTTCAACCAGACATTTTCATTTTGTAGAAATGTTTGTTTTCAAGCCTTTAATTTATATTCCGTTCGCTATGGTAGGTTATTCCGTGGCCGATTATTTTTTATTTCAAATCACTGTTCAAAACGTTTGGGGATTTTTCACGCATATGAACGTGAAAATAAATTGGGGCTTTTTTAATTATATAATTAATACTCCGGAAACACATATGTGGCATCATGCAAAAAATATCCCGCGTGAACATGGCGTCAATTACGCCAGCATATTAAATATTTGGGATTTATTGTTCGGTTATTTTTACTTGCCTAAGGACAAGAAGCCCATTTTAGGAATTCCGGATCAAAAAAGCATTCCAAACTCATTTATAGGACAAACTCTTTATCCTTTTAGGTTTCTTATGTCCAAAAAGGGGGGTGCCCCTCAAAACGTAAAATAG
- a CDS encoding geranylgeranylglycerol-phosphate geranylgeranyltransferase, with protein sequence MVFTMSSIRYFVIEPVMEQVYFSEFHFWMLVLSTTLIAAAGYIINDYFDVKTDHINHPETVVIDVVIKRRTAMLLHLIFSGLGLILGAWLAYRCFALRLVLFQIIAITLLWFYSTHFKKQLLTGNLVIAVLTGLIPMMPYAYEVLNGVHVNTAYFDQNSLNLKRLLIITGLFAGFAFLTSLIREIVKDMEDFNGDIQTGGKTMPISWGIITTKVVTFFLIIITLGILSFSILKLWMWQQKIASFYLIMTVFIPLLILIFQTIRAKTPFQYKVASLLLKFIMLFGVAFTFMIKLIYE encoded by the coding sequence ATGGTTTTCACCATGAGCAGCATTCGTTATTTTGTAATTGAGCCTGTAATGGAGCAAGTTTATTTCTCAGAGTTCCATTTTTGGATGCTTGTATTGAGTACAACACTTATTGCTGCCGCAGGATACATCATTAATGATTACTTTGATGTAAAAACCGATCATATTAATCATCCCGAAACGGTAGTAATTGACGTTGTGATTAAACGACGCACAGCCATGTTATTGCATTTAATATTTAGCGGATTAGGGTTGATTTTAGGGGCCTGGTTAGCTTATCGCTGCTTTGCACTCAGATTGGTTTTGTTTCAAATTATTGCCATTACTTTGCTTTGGTTTTATTCAACACATTTTAAAAAACAACTTCTCACCGGTAATTTAGTAATTGCTGTATTAACCGGACTTATTCCGATGATGCCTTACGCTTATGAAGTTCTAAATGGTGTTCATGTGAATACAGCCTACTTTGATCAAAACTCGCTTAATTTAAAGCGACTTTTAATAATCACCGGATTATTTGCAGGATTTGCTTTCTTAACTTCATTGATTAGAGAGATTGTAAAAGACATGGAAGATTTCAATGGGGATATTCAAACGGGAGGAAAAACAATGCCAATTTCTTGGGGCATCATCACCACAAAAGTGGTCACCTTCTTTTTAATCATCATTACATTGGGGATTTTAAGCTTCTCTATTCTCAAGCTTTGGATGTGGCAACAAAAAATCGCTTCCTTCTATTTAATCATGACGGTCTTTATTCCTTTACTGATTTTGATATTTCAAACCATCCGAGCTAAAACACCTTTTCAATATAAAGTAGCCAGTTTACTATTAAAGTTCATTATGCTTTTTGGAGTGGCCTTTACATTTATGATTAAATTGATTTATGAATAG
- the maf gene encoding septum formation protein Maf, giving the protein MNSIDSLLKEFPYKIILGSGSPRRQELLKSLGFEYRLMPINADESFPSDLQAQEIPLYLAEKKADAFPDELKENELLITADTIVWCEGKVLNKPANFKEGKIMLETLSGKMHEVFTGVCLKSANKQTVFFDASKVYFKSLKNEEIEYYLTNYNPYDKAGGYGVQDWIGYIGIDKIEGSFYNVMGLPVKELFEELIKF; this is encoded by the coding sequence ATGAATAGCATTGACAGTCTTCTAAAAGAGTTTCCATATAAAATTATTTTAGGCTCCGGTTCTCCGCGCCGACAAGAGTTATTAAAGAGTTTGGGATTTGAGTATCGGCTTATGCCAATTAACGCCGATGAATCGTTCCCTTCCGATTTACAGGCGCAGGAAATTCCGCTTTATCTGGCAGAAAAAAAAGCAGATGCTTTTCCCGATGAATTAAAAGAAAATGAATTATTAATTACAGCCGACACCATCGTTTGGTGCGAAGGAAAAGTATTAAACAAACCTGCTAATTTCAAAGAAGGAAAAATCATGCTTGAAACATTAAGCGGAAAAATGCATGAAGTATTTACCGGTGTTTGTTTGAAAAGTGCAAATAAACAAACTGTTTTCTTTGATGCCAGTAAAGTTTATTTTAAGTCACTTAAAAATGAAGAAATTGAATATTATTTAACAAATTATAATCCATACGATAAAGCCGGAGGTTATGGTGTTCAGGATTGGATTGGCTATATTGGTATAGATAAAATTGAAGGTAGTTTTTATAATGTGATGGGATTACCGGTAAAAGAATTATTCGAAGAATTAATAAAGTTTTAA